The DNA segment AGTATTACTTGTCAGATTGTAAATGGATATTATGTGAAACACTTATGCAGTATGGGCCAGAATAGCCTCATGATATATTAGTTTTCAGAACTTTGCTTGCATTTCTTGCTTTTACAATAAAACTCTTACAACTTTAATGTAGTAGTGCATAATAGAAACTGGTTACATCCTAATTCAATTGTCCAAAATTGTCTAGGCAGAGATAGTTaaggatatatatttaaaacaatatAGATTCTGTAGCATTGTTTATTAAGGACAaaaatggcaggaaatgtttgagagtacagttttatttttttataatcataatCAGATGTGCCATTGTAAGCATTTAGAATATTCATCATTGCCTGTCtaagtagatatatattaccATCAAATGcagtcatttattttatatggaCACCATAAATATTACTGATGAAATATACTTCCTAAATACAATACATTGCATGTCTCTAACCTCTTAGTTTTTTCATTGCAAGTGCTGAGGCATGGGGATGGCCCACCCCTATGCCTCAGCACTTGCAATGAAAAAACTAGGAGGTTGGAGACATGCAATGTATGTATTTAGGAAATGAATTCCATCAGTAATATTTATGATGTTCATAACAAACAAATGATTGCATTCAATGgcaatatactgtataactaCTTAGACAAGCACTGATGAGTGACTGTCCTCTTCATTCCATagtcaagaagaaaaaacttattattaGGGTCTTGTAATGTGAGACAGCAGTACTAACGATTGTCATGCTTGTAGAGATATCCCTACAATACTGAAAACAGGCCCTACTACCTTCACTCTACCATAGGTATGAAGACTTATGGACACAGTAAGGCAAAGCAACAGAAGCAGTGTGGGATGGAGAGTGGTTTTAATCTTCAGTGAATACCCAGTTTATCATCCTGTCCACCATCAGCTGGTACATTATCTCTCTCCATTGCAGCGGGGCCCTTTTGATCACTGTTTGGTCTCTTAGGTGTGGCTGTGGGGCAGCTGCATAGGCTCAGTCGACTGTCTGGTCCCTTATGTCTGGCTGTGGGGCAGCTGCGTAAGCTCAGTCGACATGGGGCCAACTGGACAGTGTCGACCATCTCCAAAAAAATTGAGGTCCTTGGCTGATGCCTTAAACTGGCTGTGACTGTTTGGCAGGGTAATTTTACAAGTAGGGCTTTTCTTACAAGGTCCAATGTAGTTTCTGGGCAGCTATCTTGGGCATGGATTGTAATTAGCTACCGCAGTTGCTTGTAGACTTGTGACGGTTGCTGGTCTCCTGTTGCTGCTCCCACATTGTCTAGGAACTTCTTTGCTTTGAGGGCAGGCAGCATGCTGAAGGATGGCCTTAGCTGGTCCTTCGGTGCTTCGTAGATGACAGTGGTCATTTGGTCGGCGAGCCATTCTGCTTTTTGTTCAAAGACGTCATCTGGCAGGAACTTGAGGACATCGTTGGCTTTGTGGGATGTGGAGATCTTAGACCTGAAGATGGTCTCCACACTGAAGAACCAGGCCTCTTGGTTGTGAAGGGTCGCAGGTGGATGCTTGCTGAAGGGTGGTGGGTGGATGCTTGCTGTGGCTGTGGTGTTGTCAGTCATCTTCGGGGTCACCAGTTTACAAGGCGGCAAGTAATAGCCTGAATCAAGGTGTATTCTGATTTACTGACACAAACTCAATGACAGGTCAAGAAATCTTACAAGCATTTTTAACATTACGGAGAAATCGCCAGATATGTTGTCTCGCACCTGGAATATAGTTAACAATTAGTGAGAGATTTCAAGATATATGGTTGGAAAGTTTGCAATGACTGACATTGCATCAGTAAATACAGTTCTAACAATGTCATAAAGTAGCTTTTGAAGGATGTATTTCTAGAGAGTACTCTGTACATTGTATAGAATTCTGTTTTGAAGCAAGAATACACAATAGCTAGCATGAGTAATCATCTATAGCCTCTACTATTTCAAACATACCAGGCTTCTGCATAATCTTATGCATGCATCTTGCCACTATATCCAGTGGCATTATAATGCAGCGAACTGGTATTTACGAACCCATGTCTGTACTCAAACAATACAGGAGGTATTGCCAACTTTTCTCGGTGTACCTTGACAGAAATACGAGCAGAGGGTCCAAGGGAGTCCTTGAGTCTCAGAAGGAATGGGAAGTCATTGGTTCAAAAGCAAACTCTGAGGACCAGTGTCAATCCTACCTATAGCAGATACCACCGCTCAGAGGTGAGCAAACACTGCCACCAATGCTTGAAGGAGAAAGCCATTCACTAGAGATCAATGGGACTTCCTGTGAGAGGGTTCTGAACACATTTTACTCTAGTAATTGGCAGGAGAAGTGATCTAGATGATGATGAGGaacataaaaggaagaaatagggTCTGCAAGTATATTGTTGGAATGTTGATCTACATATCAACCAAATCCTCAACATCCTTGTCCTAAAAAGGCTTCATGTATTCTGAGTGCCTACATTGCTCTCAGTCATGTCGGTTTCGAAGAATTATTTGCTACACTGGATGCGTCAGCACATAATGACTTGAGGGTTTGCATATGTGAAATATAGCAACATTCCAAAcaacaaaaccaaaattaaaGACATTCCTTTATGCGATCTTACCTCTTTAACTAAGAATGCTTCATGTACATAcagcatactttactagaagcagtcatcaaggttctttgcagcatccattTATTAACAGTTACTTTGGTTTGTCTTGAAATGTCATCTTTTCTCACCGATGATTTGTCTCAACTAGTTAAGTtgtccaacttcttcaacttGTCATGCTGTaattttcacctctattttaagCCTTTTGGCAAACCctgcaaaagtaaaaaatggaCATCCAAAGTTACTGTTGTGCAAAATGTAGAAACATAAATGTAGAAAAATGAAGTTATCTATTGCAAGAGTAAAATTAAAAGCTATGGTTTGAGGtactattaaaatattttcttttacattgacATGTATGATTGCCTTTGTCAAACAAAACATCCATCTTCACTGTTTACCGAGCCACCCTTTACTCCAGCTGAGTATGATTATTGAGTTTAGATTTTTACAATTTATCCCTAATTGAAAGGGAACAATATACAAGCAATTAATGTAATATACATAGACAAATTAAATATTGGCACTTGAGGAACAACTGCACTAGTATGCTTAACAGTGTATTGCTTTGGAGCATTAAACTTTACATTTATTGtatttactgtattttattaattactgATGTATCATTTTGTAATCTTGCAAAATAAAAACCTGTTGAAAATGAAAGTTAATATTTACACAGCCTTCTCAACAATTTAGAAACATTTAGATTACTACCCGACTACAGCCATTTTAATGGCAAGTTCCAAAATACTTCCCACTCGACACTCCTGTAAGGATAGCCATAAGTTCAACTTCTTGGGCATTTTGTGATGTTTACAACAGCTAAAAATATATAGTGAAAAGCTAATGTATGGTCAAGGGTTTTAACTAGGTAGTATTTATGAGTTTAGGCTTTATTTCAGAATTTGTACCATTATAAGTGAGCAGCATAATGAGAGTGAATTATGTCGGAAATTAGGGCTATCCAGCATGGCACTGGCACTGTGTACAGTTTTTCTGCCTAACAAGAGAGGAAGGAAGCCgactaataatatataactgGCAAAATTGATGCCCTGATATTTGATTACCTATATTATGTTAGGTATGCATAGATGAAAATAATGCTACCCATATCTGCTTACTCGGAATTGCTTGTGAACTATTGGATATATTGTTTGGTATTTATAATAAAACGAAAGGCCATATTGAACTTTGTTTAAATGAAAAGGATAAGTTTTCATGCAGAATGGCATTATGGATTTGATGTCAAGATATGGTAATGAGTTTTATTCCTTGAAGTAAGAGGAACTTTACAAAATTCTCAACATGAGTTTTATTCCTTGAAGTAAGAGGAGCTTTACAAAATTCTCTTTTGTTGAACTAACTCTTAAATTACAGCCCAGTGCATTATCAAAATGGTTTTTACAAATTTTAATTCAAAGTTTTAAAGTAAAAGTAATATCAACCTGTTAGTAACTATAGATGTTACTGATGTTGCTATGTTACAACTCATTATTGGTATGCATTAGGCATAATCTGTATAGGTTGTGCATGTAATGTACAGCTGTactgtacataaatatgtatataacagGCTAAAGTAGTGCTGTACATCGTGCAATTTAGCAGCACTATAATACCATAGCAACTTGCTTTTTGAACACTCGTTTATACTGGCGAGTGACTTTGTATGTTTAGTCGCAATCTTTTATTTAGTGCTTGAAGAAACTTTTGGCTCTGCAgtaatccttttttttctcttccagggTAGAGCACCTGGTCTGTTACCTGGGGAGGAGCTGACAATGGTTGCTGTCAAAGTACTCAAAGAGGAAGCATCTGAAGACATGTTGGGTGACTTTGAAAGAGAAGCCTGTATTCTTGCAGAATTCGATCACCCAAACATAGTTAGGCTACTGGGTGTCTGTGCTGTTGGAAGGCCCATGTGTCTTCTGTTCGAATACATGGGCCGTGGGGATTTAAACGAGTTTTTAAGGTCATGTTCTCCAACAAATTATATTGTAAGGTCATCTAATGGAGATACATTTAGTGACACAAAACTCAATTATAAGGATATGTTATGGATCGCTACACAGATTGCAGCTGGAATGGTCTATTTGTCTGATCGTAAATTTGTGCATCGTGACCTTGCAACACGAAATTGTCTAATTGGAGAGGATATGACAGTTAAGATTGCAGACTTTGGGTTATCACAAAAGATTTATATCGCCGATTACTACCGTGGTGATGACAGTGATGCAATACCCATTCGGTGGATGCCTCTGGAGAGCATTTTATATAACAAATACACCGTGGAAAGTGACGTGTGGGCATTTGGGGTGTGTTTAtgggaaatattttcttttgcattacAGCCTTATTATGGAATGACTCATGAAGAGGTGGTATGTTTTTTGAAGGAAGGTGGTATCCTATCATCCCCAGAACACTGTCCACCAGAGACCTTTGGAATCATGACGTGGTGTTGGCAACGTCGTCCCCACGACAGACCATCATTCCCCATAATACATAAGGCGTTAACAGACTTAGCTGCTGGGCGTCCAGCGAGTGTTCCATTTCCGCCTCCTAGTTCTGCCATGTCAACCTCAGCTCCTGCCACCCCCCGCCCATGCTCCTGTGCGCCAGAACCTAGTGTTCAGCAAGTATGAAAAGCACATTAATTGAACTCTCATTGTATATAGGTAGATTGTATAGTGAAGTGAATCTCATTAAGCGATTTTAAAATTTGATGACATTAGATATTAAATATTGGCCAGTATTTGTATGAATTTCAATTTATATTAGTTTTCATGCATTTAAAAACAaagttaatttttaccctttaacatttacattataatttttttatacctgTAACTTGATCAcggcattttcttttattttacaataataatgtGTGACGACATTGTTTTGTGAAAGCACAAACTTCTATGTAAGGTACTGGCATGTAAATTAAACTGTGTGTACTGTAAATATTATACTACTGATAATGTTTTTTTAAGGCAGCTTTGTTTAACACTGATTTGTTAAATTGgcatttagaagttttatataggatttgaaaattgaatttttctttttatatgcttTGAAAAGGAGTATGAATGAATGTTTtccataaaaacatttttttttattcatatgaaagTGTTTCAGTATGTGGTGTATGATGGAGTTAATACCCAAAACTTGCAGCACTTGAATGCATGATTATATGTACATTTGTATTTCCTGAGGAGTAGTTTTAATCTAACATACTGGGAACAACTGAATAAACAAGACTAGGTAATTAAcaagggaaaaacaaagaaagaaagtgaaGCATTTTGAATTTTAGTGTTTAACATTAAGTTGACATTTACCAAGTTATCAAAACCTGTACTTTGTTTTACTGGAATTATACTTCTTTTCCTcggttttaattaaaagtaatttttatgcTCGGCAGAAGAGGCATCACTCAAGAATTAATAGAGGCAATATGGAATTTGTCAGTTATTATATCCATTTTTATAAACTGATATAACAGTGAGGATTTTACCTATATCTCAAACTagaacaattataaaataaagtaatggATTCAGCAGCTCAAATTAAATATTGCAACAATTTACATTGAAGAGCATTTTATattgtgttcctttttttttgtttgtttagcagCCCATTGAGTGACTGGCATCAAGTAGCCATGTTCATGAAGTTTATGACAAGTAGTAAAAAAGCATTTGAGTACAGTAAGTAAATGAATGATTCTTACAAAGAAAAGAATTACAACAGATGCAACATGCACAACTTTCTCTCTACAAAAAGTCTAAAGTACAGATGACAAAACTGTAAACTGATTTTCCCCAGATTGCATTTGAAAATGTTTAATAGACAGAGAGAGGCCAATGATTCAAGTTTGTAACAATTTCTGCATTACTACAAGCAACCGTATAAGCTATTACATTTTGCTAATATGTATAAGAATGCTTATTTAGCAAATGAAAATGGTTAAGAGGTTACTGTATACTGATTTTAGAGGTCCTGTACCAGTGATGGGTACATGAAGCAACAATAAATCAGAGAAAAAGAGACACATAGGGTATGtttgaaaacataaaaagaatggaaaaaggaATTCAGTGCAaagaaatttaaacaaatttCTTACAAAAAAACCGAAATGGTTGTAATAAAAGTAGTGTTCACATACAGTATAACTAAAGCGTATATTTAGTACATAAGTTTACATTGGAATTTTTATCAGAGAAATTATGAAAACGAATGTGTAAAACCTTGAAATTAACAAAGCTTTGAGTCTACATAGTTGCaaagatgaaaattaaatataatggatacataaaagtaagaaaactaagaaaattatGGAATAATTTACTGTTCAGTATATTCCCTGTAAAAAAAGAGTGCTATTATAAATCACAATTTAGAATCTCAGATAAGTTATGGTCACAGTGCTCTGTTAGCAAAGACAAATAGGCTATAAATAATGCAGGTAGAAGTAACAAGTTCCTATAGCATAACCTACATgaaaaaaagcaacaacaaccAATCCTGCACATAAAATGCACTGTGGATGTTTATTAGTACATTCACTTCCTTTGTACCATTCATGGTTTGCAAAGTTGAAACTACTCCATGGTCTGACAAGGCCATTACGTGTGTAATGGAATCAGAAGATGCTGCAGCATTTTTTAAGTTAAATAAGGTTCCCAATAGATCTTTTTAACTGACAGTGGTATTCAAGAAGTACTTATAAACAAGTTATGTGAATGCTGTGTATCTccataaagaagagaaaaatttaaCTCCCAAAAATGTAACCTATAAAAATAACACTTACCAAAGGATCCATTTGGAGAGTAATCTAATCTAAATTCACTAGGACACCTTCCTAAAAATCACACATATATGGTACTATAAagctgaaaaatattaattataaaggTTTGCTAACAGTCAGTATGCGTGAAACACACTATATTCAAGTTTATTTACTTTCAATAGTTAGGGAAGAATTGTTCTGATGAAGCCACTGAAATGCAAGAGAATTCAGAGTTTGAAATATGTGGATTCTGTATGGTGCATAACAAACAAAATGCTCCGAGAGCATTTAGaaaatttttgcatatttttctcaATAGCAAGTGAAGAGCTGAAACCCATAAATAATGTGCTGAAAAATTCAGGACAGTAGTGAACTtactttcatttgttattttataaGAGAATTTCTATAAATGTGCTGTAAGTATTTGTCTGAATTTCCAAGAATTTCAAACTCGATCTCGTTTGGTTTTGCTAAATACTCTACAAGAAACATTCCTATTTCATATAAAGTTAATCTTGATTTTTGACTGCATTTATGTTATGTTCTGGAACAGTATTGCACAATGGAACAATATTTAAGAGATGATGATGAGAAACAATTTTTCAGCTGTAAGTTCTACAGTAATTTTATTGCCTCTTTGTAAGTTTTTCTAGTCCTTTATTTCTCTTTGTTTGGGAAAATTAGGTAACATACAGTTGTAAGATGCCTTCCAAACTTCAGGGGTTTATTTTTGTAAGTACATGTAAGACCACATTGCATGGTAACACAATATTGTTAAGAAAAGTCTTGTTACCTTTTCTCACACACTAGGAGATAACACATTGTTTTCTTCCCTCGTTGGATTTTTTCTTGAATTGCAGTCAAAACACAGCATTCCACATTAAAAGGGACCAGCAGCTGGTAGGTGGTAAATTAAGGTATGTGCACATTTGGAACACAATagaataaatatacgtatatcaaTCGTTGAGTTTCATGAGTGTTGTGATGtttgagttatttattcaaagtgAAGTCAATTATTGATGAACAGGTCAGTGTTTACATTGTATTATTTTTCTGTAACAATTTCTTGGATTCTTGGATTCGCTTTTGCTTCAGCTTTGAACAGCATTTCACATATTGCCGGCCTGACTACATCATTAATGCAACTCCTAAAACTGAAGATTAAGGAAAATTAGGCTTAGGACCAAAGGTGgtatcataatttttcaaatatgtGTAAGTATTGTCTGTTGTAAATTACTTTGTCTGCCAAAGCTCCttaagtgaagaaataaaaaaaaaaaaggggggggccgACTTGATATTTTATACCTCCCGAAAAATTTTGATATAGTGTTCATAAGAAAAAAGCATAAAGCCCCTTAAAGTGACTTTAGAAGCATTTATGTCATCCATATTTAATGATATACTGTCTGGCTGTACGTTACACTGTACGTACTGTTATGAGACTATTTATGAATTTTCATCTTCTAAAATTTACTCATCATCAATCTACAATAATTTGTCATGGAAAAGAACTTTGTGCCAAACTACCTTGTGGTTATTTACActgtttttgggaaaaaaaaaacatgaatgacATGATTTGCAGTTTTATGTGTAAATTTTCTTGGATGTTGTGAATAGCTTACAGCTTTGGAATGGTGAAGACTGCATAAAAATTGGATTTCATTGTGATTTGCATTTTTGATGTGTGTAACTACTGTATATACAATACGTACTTGAATGCCTCCCTAAGCAGGCTTTTGGGATGTACTGACATGTCTTAAGAAAATGATCGATCATGTTTTCTAAAAGTTTCAAGGGAGCTTAGCACTTACTGTGGTTAGTCTGTCTATGAACGTAAGTGCTCATTCCTTTCACCAAGGTAATGGTACGGTACACTTGAGATTTTGTGTGGGAATCAGtagaatattaaaaattaagTTGCAAAAAACTAAATCATTGCTATGTACAAATCAGTGTCAGTGTGGAGTATTTTTGTATgctaatttattgtttatatgaTTAATGTAATTTATACACACCCATATTATACCCGAGTACTAATGTATACTTGGTATATATGCAAGTGACTCATGTCAAATAATGTCTAATAAGCAGAAGTTCCCAATAATTTACACTAGTCAGAACATTTTCATAGCGGAACcaattttttgtttaatgttgAAATTTAGATTTAGTATATGTACTGGATATTTTTTACTGGAAAATTTTTGTGTCGAAGATTTATACGTCCAGCTTGGTTCTGTAACATTCCAACCTTCAGCAATACATTTCTTAAATTTAATAAAGTTTTTGTATCCTTCTGAATTGTCACTTTTACTCTTAAAGAAAGTTCTCAGATATCTGAGGGCAAATGAATTTACTTTACATTCAAAAATACAATTACTATAACTAATGTACCGAGACCTTTCTGAAATTACTAATCAATAGTATAAATTAAGTTTGGGGTAATCTAAATATTAGTGTTTTTCAATTAAGCAAGAAGCACAACTAACTACTTGTATTCAAAACAAAACAGCTCTCACAATGCTTATCACAAAATCTTAGCCCAAATGCATGCTATATATACAAAGGAAGAGTCTtcattaagaaaaatttaaaaagatgaaaaaatatgttaagtGGTCTCTATTAACAATCTCTGAAAGCCTCGTCCATATGTTTGTTATTAAAATACAGCAATTGGATTTTGGGAATAAGAAATATGAGATCAATCTAAAATGCATGCTGTAGGGCAATAAATGCATGTAACACAAAGTACCTCAAAGGTTTAACTGGAGGAAAGAATTAAGTCTGTTTATCCAACACATTAAATATTTGTCAAGGAAAAAAACTCCAATCAGAGGAGGGCATGATATGTAGGTTATATAATACAGTTTTGTCCAAATTGGTATTATGGTCACCAAATGACACCAAAGATGATATGGCAACCATTAACAAAGAAAAGTTACTCAAACCATTTAACCAAAGTCTAACATGTTAAGAGGTGATACTGTTTGTCCCCAGAACAGCAGTAAACAAGCATTATGATTTTGAAattagctaaaaagctacttcAATGACAAGCTTCCAATCCACCATAGAATAAAATGCCTATAGGTGGAAAAAAGAATAAGtatgaggaaaaaaataagaaccaagatcaaaataataacaaatgacGGTCATTTATAGTTATCCAAAATAAGGAATGTCCCCCCTGTGCCTGTGTATTTGCCCAATGAATCCTCAATGGATTCAAGCACTAATGAAAAGGCACATTA comes from the Macrobrachium nipponense isolate FS-2020 chromosome 34, ASM1510439v2, whole genome shotgun sequence genome and includes:
- the LOC135207951 gene encoding uncharacterized protein LOC135207951; protein product: MTDNTTATASIHPPPFSKHPPATLHNQEAWFFSVETIFRSKISTSHKANDVLKFLPDDVFEQKAEWLADQMTTVIYEAPKDQLRPSFSMLPALKAKKFLDNVGAATGDQQPSQVYKQLR